The Nostoc sp. HK-01 genomic interval TATACGCGAACCAAATCGGAGTGTGTTATATGCCCCTGTCGCCAAAATCTTCAATTCAAGATGATTTAGCCAAACGTATAGACGCAGTAGCCAAAACCAAACAACGTCTTGAGCAAGAAATTCATTCAATACTCGCTTCGGGTAAGGTCGCTCCCGCTTCCTGTTGGATTGTTCGTTACCAAGCTAAGGGGCGGACTGATAATTATTGGTATTACAAACTACAGGCATCTTCACCAATTTTTCCTACAAAGACTGATGGTAAATTGTCTCGATATCAGCATTTAGGTAAATCTGGTAGTCAAGCTTACATAGATGCTCTTGAACAAATTACCCGCCGTGCCAAAATTCAAGCTTTAGATCGATCAATTGAGTCCCTCAACCTTGGGCTGAAAGATTTAATCGAAGAAACTTCTAAATATCGCCAACCATAAAAGTTAGTTCGCGTAAATTCTCCGCGAACCACTTCTCCTTTTCCACATCCCGTGAAAAGTCAGCTGCTGTTTCAGTTTACCGAAATCGCTAAAGCAAGAAAGCAAGAAAAGGCTATTTCGTCATTTAGCGAAAAAACGAAATAACGATTAACCCTGATTCTCTGTCCAGAACTTAAAAATACGCTGTAATAGCTCAACCTGGGTACAACCGTAAGTAGCCGCCGCAATTTTGAAATCCTTCTTGAATTCGGCACTAACTTTAAAATTCAGGTTGGCCGATTCCCCAGGCTCAGGTTTCTCTAAGTTGGATTTCGTTTCATCGATGGCGGGTGGTTCACCTTTATTTGTTTTGGTTGATTTACGTGGTGGTGGGGGTGGTTTAGTGGACATACATTTTTATTCCTCACTCAACAAATCGATAATCCCTTGAACTACTTGTTCTGCCCGTTGCCTTAAAGTTGGGAACGTGACTTCCGAAATGGCACGACCGTTGTCGCTGGCCTGTCGATAAGCCATCTTTTCGGGGATAGACCCTTCTATCGTGGCGTAACCTGCTTTATGGATGTACGAGCGGGCATCCTCAATTTCATTTTCGCGATCGCCGACTCGACATAAGACAAAGACAATTTTTTCGAGAGGGATTTTGGCTTTCACCAACTCATGTGCCAAAAGCACCGATGGCTTGAGGTCGTCCAGTGACAAGCCGGTGGGTAAGACAAGCAAGTCACTTGCACGGGCAATCTCCAATGTTCCTTGCATAGAATGCGGTGGGCCATCCAATATCATGAGGTCATAAACATCGGCGTGTTTTAAAGCTTGAGCTACCGTGCGAAATTGCTCGACTGCTATTTCCGGCTGAATATCATTGACCTCTCGGCGTTGTTTCCAATCTGTACTCGTGCCTTGAGAGATATCCAGGTCTGCAATTTTTACATCCCAACCTGCTGCTGCATACTCACGGGCAATGAGCCGAGCAATTGTGCTTTTTGATACACCACCTTTTTGGGAAATCACTCCCACTAATAAGGCCATCTTGATGTCGTCCTTTCGCCCTATAGCGAATTATTTATATCGTGTTTTCGTTCTCGTGTAAAGACGATTTCGTTATAGCAAGAAATAACGATTTAAAGAAATAACGATTTAAAGAATTAGCGATTTCGTTACTTCGTTATACTCATTTGATGCTTAGTCTTCAAGCTTGAAAATTCTCGTCGACGGGAAAACAATCTTGGCTGAACTATTGTGAAGGTGGACATAACTAAATACGATTGACAGGTGTCTATGTAACTATTTTTTAGTTACATATATAGTAGTAAAAAGAGTTGCCCAAAAGCTATGCCAAGAAAACCTTCGTTGCCAACTGTGACACGAGGCATCTTTCAAACTCCAGCCAACAGAGAGATTGAACTGGAGGCGGATTGGGATGACTGGCAGGATTGGTTAATGAATGCTGAATCGTTTCGTTACTGCCCTATGTCGAGTGAACCCGCTTACACGGTGCGAAAGGAGCAGGGAACTAAGGGGCAGGGTAGTTACTGGTATGCTTATCGCAAAGAATCAGGCAATCTGGTCAAATGCTACGTCGGGCTGGATGAGGGATTGACTATTGAAAATTTGGAGGCGGTCGCCAAGCAATTGAACGAGAAGTTGAAGAGGAAAGTTACCAAGAGCGTATCTGTAACCAACTCTTTAGTTACAGATAGAGGCGCTGTAACTAAGGTTGATGAAATAGAAAAATTGCAGAAAGAGAACAAGAAGTTACAGAGACAGGTCAAACAGTTACAGAGACAGTTGCAGATTGCTTTGGGAAAGCCAGTAGCCTGATATATCAAGATGAGTTTATCTGCACTGCCTTAGCAAATCCCGGCACGGGATTTATAGTTTCTTTTTCAACTACCTGCCGATTAATCAGTC includes:
- a CDS encoding cobyrinic acid a,c-diamide synthase, which produces MALLVGVISQKGGVSKSTIARLIAREYAAAGWDVKIADLDISQGTSTDWKQRREVNDIQPEIAVEQFRTVAQALKHADVYDLMILDGPPHSMQGTLEIARASDLLVLPTGLSLDDLKPSVLLAHELVKAKIPLEKIVFVLCRVGDRENEIEDARSYIHKAGYATIEGSIPEKMAYRQASDNGRAISEVTFPTLRQRAEQVVQGIIDLLSEE